Proteins encoded in a region of the Pelmatolapia mariae isolate MD_Pm_ZW linkage group LG16_19, Pm_UMD_F_2, whole genome shotgun sequence genome:
- the LOC134645625 gene encoding tumor necrosis factor receptor superfamily member 14-like, protein MTSGGNSLTAAVLLLIMMKVFSVLTLSCPSTMYQVKDLCCPKCPAGNRVKTDCTETANTSCVACEGGTHMDKPSGLKQCTHCTICDLSFGLKENRTCTSTLDTICKPEDGFYCVHYAGVHCETAHEHKRCNPGEYISQAGTAFRDTECSDCSNGTFSDGTLKFCRPHRSCESLIRPGNATTDAQCEEQDVYNVIRRWIITGCSLLILVIIILIAFCVIKKKSTCLNRDEKTSVRLTKVKKTKNEEGRTEVEALRNHLQTPE, encoded by the exons ATGACTTCAGGAGGAAATTCTTTGACAGCTGCAGTGTTGCTg ttaatCATGATGAAAGTCTTCAGTGTCCTCACTCTCTCGTGTCCTTCAACAATGTATCAAGTAAAAGACCTATGCTGTCCAAAGTGTCCTGCAG gaaATCGAGTCAAGACAGATTGCACAGAGactgcaaacacttcctgtgtggCCTGCGAGGGTGGAACCCACATGGATAAGCCCAGTGGACTCAAACAATGCACTCACTGCACAATCTGTGACCTAA GTTTTGGTCTGAAGGAGAACAGGACATGCACATCAACATTAGATACAATTTGTAAACCAGAGGATGGATTCTACTGTGTTCACTATGCAGGTGTTCACTGTGAGACAGCACATGAACACAAACGCTGTAACCCAGGGGAATACATCAGCCAAGCAG GAACAGCCTTCAGAGACACTGAGTGCTCTGACTGCAGCAATGGGACATTTTCAGATGGAACTTTAAAGTTTTGTCGGCCACACAGATC ATGTGAATCACTGATAAGACCAGGAAATGCTACAACTGATGCTCAGTGTGAAGAACAAGATGTTTATAATGTGATCCGTCGTTGGATCATCACTGGCTGCTCGTTACTGATTTTAGTTATTATCATACTTATAGCTTTTTGTGTCATCAAAAAAAAGTCCACGTGTCTAAACAGAG atgaaaaaacaagTGTGCGCCTCACCAAAGTAAAGAAG actaagAATGAAGAAGGAAGAACAGAAGTAGAGGCACTGAGAAATCACCTACAAACACCAG AGTGA